A single window of Methanoculleus oceani DNA harbors:
- a CDS encoding HVO_0476 family zinc finger protein, whose amino-acid sequence MISIVCPVCKEECEHQVLREAAELVVQCSECGQVHRIPKPPESEILTIKAIVSLETESQVCSVEMLADEAVSLGDHIAAECEDEVFGVEVTGIEVGAKRVRRAKAAEVTTLWTRGIEQVVVKASIHTGRTTLPLYQTAEGEDEFVVGETYTFGGRRIRISHIKLRDGPVIRKEGWKTVARRVKRIYGYLEGRYQRG is encoded by the coding sequence ATGATTAGCATCGTTTGCCCCGTCTGTAAAGAGGAGTGCGAACACCAGGTTCTCCGGGAAGCCGCCGAACTGGTGGTGCAGTGCAGTGAGTGCGGCCAGGTCCACCGGATACCAAAGCCCCCCGAATCCGAGATTCTCACCATCAAGGCTATCGTAAGCCTTGAAACGGAGTCGCAGGTCTGCAGCGTCGAGATGCTCGCCGACGAGGCCGTGAGTCTCGGGGACCACATCGCCGCGGAGTGCGAAGACGAGGTCTTCGGGGTCGAGGTCACCGGGATCGAGGTCGGAGCAAAGCGGGTCCGCCGGGCGAAGGCCGCGGAGGTGACGACCCTCTGGACCCGGGGGATCGAGCAGGTCGTGGTGAAAGCGTCCATCCACACCGGGCGCACGACCCTCCCGCTCTACCAGACCGCCGAAGGCGAGGACGAGTTCGTCGTCGGGGAGACCTACACCTTCGGCGGGCGGCGGATCAGGATATCGCACATCAAACTCCGCGACGGTCCGGTCATCCGGAAGGAAGGCTGGAAGACGGTGGCCCGCAGGGTGAAGCGGATCTACGGGTATCTCGAGGGACGCTACCAGAGAGGATGA
- a CDS encoding thioredoxin family protein — translation MAVKVISFYQEGCMGCEEQTPILRQVEKDLGIVIEEIDAVKNPQHIKTYNLRVTPTTLVLEGDEVRERMEGLVHREDLEAAIRRHLSQPLPR, via the coding sequence ATGGCGGTAAAAGTGATAAGTTTCTACCAGGAAGGGTGCATGGGGTGTGAGGAGCAGACCCCGATCCTTCGCCAGGTGGAGAAGGATCTCGGGATCGTAATCGAGGAGATCGATGCCGTGAAGAATCCCCAGCATATCAAAACGTATAACCTCCGGGTGACCCCGACAACCCTCGTCCTCGAGGGCGATGAGGTCCGGGAGCGGATGGAAGGGCTCGTCCACCGTGAAGACCTCGAGGCTGCGATCCGGCGGCACCTGTCACAGCCCCTGCCCCGGTGA
- a CDS encoding Fic family protein produces the protein MARRPYRVEVDYPKNKSPRYFLVRDVRVGNRKTKVKRYLCSGSTPPSLDDIEYYRKIYSYDLEIKAAKSAGKLGVGAYKTKYLSKDYVDAIEEIRYLYKRFTESLTVNELEQYEKYFEIQYIHGTTAIEGNTLSLGETEDLLLYGINPTSKKLREINEVQNFKNVKKYRDEYKGKVTVDFIKQLHALVMHNIDEQSAGTFRRADDIGIDGCNQLLCPSVEIKKELSKIISYYYKQIGEGYHPFEEAVMFHYFFEMIHPFSDGNGRVGREIFNYMLSKNNYPKLLFLGEVKEKFIRALKLGNNEKYVEMNEYFAEIIVIQRLDILRSRMKAYIDEPEKTGQLTLQSFITI, from the coding sequence ATGGCCCGCCGTCCTTACCGTGTCGAAGTGGATTATCCCAAAAACAAATCTCCAAGGTATTTCCTTGTTAGAGATGTTAGAGTTGGGAATCGAAAAACAAAAGTCAAACGGTATTTATGCAGTGGGAGTACCCCGCCAAGCCTTGATGATATTGAGTATTATAGAAAAATCTACTCTTACGATCTTGAGATCAAGGCAGCTAAATCCGCAGGAAAATTGGGAGTCGGCGCATATAAAACGAAATATTTATCAAAAGATTATGTTGATGCGATTGAAGAGATCCGATATTTATACAAGCGCTTTACCGAATCTTTAACTGTCAATGAGCTTGAGCAATATGAAAAATATTTTGAGATCCAGTATATCCATGGTACAACAGCAATCGAGGGAAATACACTTTCGCTTGGAGAGACTGAAGACCTGCTGCTATATGGTATAAACCCAACATCAAAAAAATTAAGGGAAATAAACGAAGTTCAAAACTTCAAGAACGTTAAAAAATACCGGGACGAATATAAGGGCAAGGTCACTGTGGATTTTATTAAACAACTTCATGCGTTGGTAATGCATAATATCGACGAGCAATCTGCTGGTACATTCAGAAGGGCTGATGATATTGGGATCGATGGATGTAATCAATTATTGTGCCCATCTGTAGAAATTAAAAAAGAATTGAGTAAAATCATCAGTTACTACTATAAGCAAATTGGAGAGGGATATCATCCATTTGAGGAGGCTGTAATGTTTCACTATTTTTTTGAGATGATTCACCCATTTTCTGATGGCAACGGTCGGGTTGGAAGAGAAATTTTCAATTATATGCTGTCAAAAAACAACTATCCAAAGTTATTGTTCCTTGGGGAGGTAAAAGAAAAGTTCATACGCGCGTTAAAACTCGGAAATAATGAAAAATATGTTGAAATGAATGAATATTTTGCCGAAATTATTGTTATTCAAAGATTGGATATCTTAAGATCCCGCATGAAAGCTTACATTGATGAGCCAGAAAAAACAGGGCAACTTACCTTACAATCATTTATTACAATTTAA
- a CDS encoding DDE-type integrase/transposase/recombinase: protein MVKTTSFPSTSYGVVGFNTVQHTIPELFSYNTIYKNTDNAFAVEFRKKMVELHSAGHTQKEIADALNCSVSVVKKWLRRWREGDSLKDQSRAPLHREVKDTQFNQYLVAETLEKYPFYGSRRIAHEIEKEYGITVSHVTVSQMMKEIQPEKPKVEAQRIEIDTPDQIWHLDMMQMRIAKGYKQYIFGIVDACTRRVMAVMNYDNATSACAVDCLRLAVENNGGKVPKQLYTDNGRMFTSAVFEAFCKDMGVYHHRTKPHSPWENGKIERLFGTLRREWIAYRRYMKPESLRASLAEFRYWFNDEREIQKLGYKTPAQIFAEVSAGNKLF, encoded by the coding sequence ATGGTTAAAACAACCTCTTTCCCCTCAACCTCATACGGTGTAGTTGGTTTTAATACAGTCCAGCACACCATTCCTGAGTTATTCAGTTATAATACCATCTACAAGAACACCGATAACGCTTTTGCAGTCGAGTTCCGCAAGAAAATGGTAGAACTCCACAGTGCGGGCCACACTCAGAAAGAGATAGCGGATGCGCTCAATTGCTCAGTATCGGTTGTTAAGAAGTGGCTGCGCAGGTGGAGAGAGGGCGATTCCCTCAAGGACCAGTCCCGCGCGCCCCTTCACCGCGAAGTGAAGGACACCCAATTCAATCAGTACCTTGTTGCTGAAACTCTTGAGAAATATCCCTTCTACGGTTCCCGAAGGATTGCACATGAGATCGAGAAGGAGTATGGGATCACGGTTTCTCATGTGACCGTCTCGCAGATGATGAAGGAGATCCAGCCCGAGAAGCCCAAGGTTGAAGCGCAGCGGATCGAGATTGATACCCCGGATCAAATCTGGCACCTCGATATGATGCAGATGAGAATCGCCAAGGGTTACAAGCAGTATATTTTCGGGATTGTCGATGCTTGCACTCGCAGAGTAATGGCCGTGATGAACTACGATAATGCGACCTCTGCATGTGCGGTTGACTGTCTGCGGCTGGCAGTCGAGAACAATGGCGGGAAAGTTCCGAAGCAACTCTATACCGACAATGGGAGAATGTTCACCTCTGCAGTGTTTGAAGCGTTCTGTAAGGATATGGGAGTTTATCACCACAGAACCAAGCCGCACAGCCCTTGGGAGAATGGGAAGATCGAGCGGTTGTTCGGAACCCTTCGCAGGGAGTGGATCGCATACAGGAGATACATGAAGCCCGAATCTCTGAGAGCGAGCCTTGCGGAGTTCAGGTACTGGTTCAACGATGAGAGGGAGATCCAAAAATTGGGGTATAAGACTCCTGCCCAAATATTTGCTGAAGTGAGCGCAGGAAATAAGCTTTTTTAA
- a CDS encoding DUF2080 family transposase-associated protein: MVGQMEVHTEAYQVIDKTVKPMGNSGGVLVPKKWIGKKVKILLLEEAEEE; encoded by the coding sequence ATGGTTGGACAGATGGAGGTGCATACCGAAGCCTACCAGGTGATTGATAAAACAGTCAAACCGATGGGCAACTCTGGTGGTGTACTGGTCCCGAAAAAGTGGATAGGTAAGAAGGTGAAGATCCTCCTCCTTGAAGAAGCCGAGGAAGAGTGA
- a CDS encoding DDE-type integrase/transposase/recombinase: MQQLTNVRELKGFAILSEPENIKAIKKNVWYVRSQAKPDGYYRVERRWPKGYGTKQFVWSCTCPDHVYRKQICKHIYAVEFSLKLKADIEQETAHREIESPRPEVLCPACQSLNVVRDGSRTTRFGKIQRYTCKDCGHRFTPDRGFKSMKHDPKTITLALDLYFKGVSLRKIADHLKQFHNIEVAQTTPMRWIKKYLNLLGKYVEKHKADVGKIWHSDEMTVFIKKEGEKRYYEWIWNVMDAKTRYLLACQVTKDRYVADAKKPLQQAKAAAARRPDLVVTDGLQAYQYAVKDVFFDKSAFIQNPHFRLKDFETKPNNNIVERLNGTFRERTKVMRSLPDQIGANQFCAGMQVYYNYIRPHQGIEGLTPAQMARIPINLSGNRWMTMIELAVKN; encoded by the coding sequence ATGCAGCAGTTAACCAACGTGCGGGAACTCAAGGGGTTTGCGATACTCTCCGAACCGGAAAACATCAAAGCGATCAAGAAGAACGTTTGGTACGTCCGGTCGCAGGCGAAGCCTGACGGCTACTACCGGGTTGAGCGCCGGTGGCCGAAGGGCTACGGCACCAAGCAGTTCGTGTGGTCCTGCACCTGCCCGGATCATGTCTACCGGAAGCAGATCTGCAAACACATCTACGCGGTCGAGTTCTCCCTGAAGCTGAAGGCCGACATCGAGCAGGAGACCGCGCACCGGGAGATCGAATCCCCCCGCCCCGAAGTGCTCTGCCCCGCATGTCAGAGCCTCAACGTGGTCCGGGACGGCTCCCGCACAACCCGGTTCGGCAAGATCCAGCGATACACCTGTAAGGACTGCGGCCACCGGTTTACCCCTGACCGGGGGTTCAAGAGCATGAAGCACGACCCGAAGACCATCACCCTCGCCCTCGATCTCTACTTCAAGGGGGTGTCCCTGCGGAAGATTGCCGACCACCTGAAGCAGTTCCACAATATCGAGGTCGCGCAGACAACCCCGATGCGCTGGATCAAGAAGTACCTGAACCTTCTCGGGAAGTACGTGGAGAAGCACAAGGCCGATGTCGGCAAGATCTGGCACTCGGACGAGATGACGGTCTTCATCAAGAAAGAGGGGGAGAAGCGGTACTACGAGTGGATCTGGAACGTCATGGACGCCAAGACCCGCTACCTCCTCGCCTGTCAGGTGACGAAGGACCGCTACGTTGCCGACGCCAAGAAGCCCTTACAGCAGGCGAAGGCTGCGGCGGCACGGCGGCCCGACCTTGTGGTGACGGACGGCCTTCAGGCGTACCAGTACGCGGTGAAGGACGTGTTCTTCGATAAGTCCGCATTCATCCAGAACCCCCACTTCCGGCTGAAGGACTTCGAGACTAAGCCGAACAACAACATCGTGGAGCGGCTGAACGGCACCTTCCGGGAGCGGACGAAGGTGATGCGGAGCCTGCCGGACCAGATCGGGGCAAACCAGTTCTGCGCCGGGATGCAGGTCTACTACAATTACATCCGGCCCCATCAGGGGATCGAGGGGTTAACCCCGGCACAAATGGCCCGGATCCCGATCAACCTCTCCGGCAACCGCTGGATGACGATGATCGAGCTGGCGGTGAAAAACTAA
- a CDS encoding MarR family transcriptional regulator translates to MTQLSPEEKRIVTVLYYAHKPLSTKAIAERSEMAWQTAKKYLERLYGKKLLRRGKYGKSIYWWLRV, encoded by the coding sequence ATGACCCAACTGAGCCCCGAGGAGAAACGGATCGTCACTGTGCTATACTATGCCCACAAACCTCTCTCAACAAAGGCCATAGCCGAACGCTCAGAGATGGCGTGGCAGACCGCGAAGAAGTACCTCGAACGGTTGTACGGGAAGAAACTGCTTCGCAGGGGGAAGTACGGGAAGTCGATCTACTGGTGGCTGAGGGTATGA
- a CDS encoding HsdM family class I SAM-dependent methyltransferase, which translates to MVRKDKTDRAIFRRLESLNYSGHWEDYTNNNYVTEILSHASKSKTGKDGYPDGIYVNEIKQLLILLEIKQDTSKHISEDGESEPEKYAVDGIKHYLSFFLKENLENSIVQDYFRVWKIVGIAVSGNIDDEYNHRISTFAIIDQKIVDKNILELLDEEDYLNLFETINEEEIISKISTSSKKINNLLRNVDSQKRPVLLSALMICLFEKKGITNDFRNNYVNFNPKTIAINVPSTVELVLSKEGVPDDKIKLLVNELSPLWGDIDLSQTDILKDILNELRDQVIPLFDNKSNYDIIGKFYEEFLRYAGVANVKRGIVLTPKHITSLFTELVPIKTNDVFLDPACGTGAFLIAGMNKLVETISSSSLPNKERRIQDIKSTKLIGFEKNPTMYSLAISNMLFRGDGKSQIFYCDYFNKEAETELKSLAEKGIRPTIGFINPPYGGKDNETNPTKKEIQFLARMLDHVSRYGIIIAPLSTYFKENATRNAILKKHTLKYVINMPRDLFLPNAASNTAIAVFETNTPQGDKDVVFYDLKDDGLVLSKSKGRTDVYNKWHRIKDDMLERINNPDKYQDGLVLVKTKITDNDEWLIQAHAKTDYSHLSENSFVQAIKSYMVFNAKREMNLLEKDIDEITLLEIVAEFYSNSSDPTQNEGAG; encoded by the coding sequence ATGGTTAGGAAAGATAAGACTGATCGGGCTATATTCAGACGTTTGGAGAGTCTAAACTATTCTGGGCATTGGGAGGATTACACCAATAATAACTATGTAACTGAGATATTATCACATGCATCAAAAAGCAAAACGGGTAAAGATGGATATCCCGATGGTATTTACGTTAATGAGATAAAACAACTCTTAATCCTTCTTGAGATTAAGCAAGATACATCAAAGCATATTTCTGAAGATGGGGAATCGGAACCCGAAAAATACGCAGTTGATGGCATAAAACACTATCTCAGTTTCTTCTTAAAAGAAAACCTAGAGAACAGCATAGTCCAAGACTACTTTAGGGTGTGGAAAATCGTCGGTATTGCGGTCTCCGGGAATATTGATGATGAGTATAACCATAGGATTAGTACGTTTGCCATAATTGATCAGAAGATTGTCGATAAAAATATCCTAGAACTTTTAGATGAAGAAGATTATCTCAACCTGTTTGAAACAATTAATGAAGAGGAAATTATCAGTAAAATTTCGACTTCATCAAAGAAAATTAATAACCTACTCCGGAACGTTGACTCCCAAAAAAGACCGGTGTTATTATCTGCCTTGATGATATGTCTATTCGAGAAAAAAGGAATTACAAACGATTTCCGAAATAACTACGTTAACTTTAACCCCAAAACAATAGCTATCAACGTTCCATCGACAGTAGAGCTCGTTTTATCCAAGGAGGGGGTTCCTGATGATAAGATTAAACTTCTGGTGAATGAATTATCTCCTCTTTGGGGGGATATTGACTTGTCTCAAACAGACATCTTGAAGGATATCTTAAATGAACTCCGTGATCAGGTTATCCCTCTATTTGATAACAAGAGTAATTACGACATTATTGGAAAATTCTACGAGGAATTTTTAAGGTATGCGGGCGTTGCCAATGTCAAAAGAGGTATTGTACTAACTCCAAAACATATCACAAGCCTGTTTACTGAACTAGTTCCTATCAAGACAAACGATGTATTCTTAGATCCAGCCTGTGGAACCGGTGCATTCCTAATTGCGGGAATGAATAAACTTGTTGAGACCATCAGCTCATCCTCGCTGCCAAATAAAGAAAGAAGGATACAAGACATAAAATCAACAAAACTTATCGGGTTTGAGAAGAATCCAACCATGTATTCTCTTGCAATCTCAAATATGCTGTTTAGAGGCGATGGGAAATCTCAAATTTTTTATTGCGATTACTTTAACAAGGAAGCCGAAACAGAATTGAAATCCCTTGCTGAAAAAGGGATCAGGCCAACAATTGGATTCATCAACCCCCCTTATGGGGGCAAAGATAACGAAACCAATCCAACAAAAAAAGAGATACAATTCTTGGCCCGAATGTTAGATCATGTTTCCAGATATGGGATTATAATCGCTCCATTATCAACGTATTTTAAAGAGAATGCCACTAGAAATGCCATTTTAAAGAAGCATACATTGAAATATGTCATAAACATGCCCCGTGATTTATTCCTACCGAACGCCGCATCGAATACCGCAATTGCAGTATTTGAAACCAATACCCCCCAAGGAGATAAAGATGTTGTATTTTATGATTTAAAGGACGATGGGTTGGTTCTCTCCAAATCTAAGGGAAGAACAGATGTTTACAATAAGTGGCATAGAATCAAAGACGATATGCTTGAAAGAATCAACAATCCAGATAAGTACCAAGATGGACTTGTACTGGTAAAAACAAAGATTACGGATAATGATGAATGGCTAATTCAGGCTCATGCAAAAACAGACTATTCGCATTTATCTGAGAATAGTTTCGTCCAAGCCATCAAAAGTTACATGGTATTCAATGCGAAACGAGAGATGAATCTCTTGGAGAAGGATATTGACGAAATAACGCTGTTAGAAATCGTTGCAGAGTTTTACTCGAACTCTTCGGATCCGACCCAAAATGAGGGAGCGGGATAA
- a CDS encoding restriction endonuclease subunit S gives MSSSEMEQFLFSDIFTCSRGKRLIEEDQIAGDIAYISSTKYNNGISGYITPPDVMTHYENKITLSNSGSVGYAFYHDYEFVASDHVTVIGIKEPSVFLTREIALYLKPVFEFMRYKYNFGREISDERLKKERVLLPIDAQGNPDWTLMQTYIGSLSRSIKWDSIQCVRKEPKLYVSDWHLFRMDEIFDFYKGKRLTKENMTPGDTNFIGAISTDNGIRQRIDEDPLYLGNCITVNYNGSVGEAFYQKDPFWASDDVNVLCLKRDLAELNVYLAMFLITIIKQNKHAFDFGRKWNLPKMKSTLIGLPVAPDGTPDWAFMEEYIKSLAYSDKL, from the coding sequence ATGTCCTCCTCAGAAATGGAACAGTTCCTCTTTAGTGACATCTTTACCTGTAGTAGAGGGAAACGGCTAATTGAAGAAGACCAAATCGCAGGTGACATTGCTTACATATCATCTACAAAATACAACAACGGCATTAGTGGTTACATCACCCCGCCGGACGTCATGACACACTACGAGAATAAAATAACGCTATCAAATAGTGGCAGTGTTGGTTATGCTTTTTATCACGATTACGAATTTGTTGCTTCAGACCATGTGACAGTCATTGGAATTAAAGAACCCTCTGTTTTTCTGACACGGGAAATTGCCCTATACCTCAAACCCGTCTTTGAATTCATGCGGTACAAGTATAATTTTGGAAGGGAGATAAGTGATGAACGACTTAAAAAAGAGAGGGTTCTCCTCCCTATTGATGCACAGGGTAACCCCGATTGGACATTGATGCAGACGTACATTGGGTCTCTCAGCAGATCCATCAAATGGGATAGCATTCAATGTGTAAGAAAAGAACCCAAGTTGTACGTTTCAGATTGGCATCTGTTCCGTATGGATGAGATCTTTGATTTTTACAAAGGAAAGAGACTGACCAAAGAAAATATGACTCCAGGAGATACAAATTTTATCGGAGCAATCTCAACAGATAACGGTATCCGCCAACGTATAGATGAAGATCCTCTCTATTTAGGGAATTGTATTACTGTTAATTATAATGGGAGCGTTGGGGAAGCATTTTACCAAAAGGATCCTTTTTGGGCCTCAGATGACGTTAATGTACTTTGTTTAAAAAGAGATCTGGCAGAACTTAATGTTTATTTAGCCATGTTCTTGATCACCATCATCAAACAAAATAAACATGCGTTTGATTTTGGGCGAAAATGGAATCTGCCAAAGATGAAATCAACATTAATTGGCCTTCCAGTGGCACCAGACGGAACTCCGGACTGGGCATTTATGGAAGAGTACATTAAGTCACTCGCTTACAGTGATAAATTGTAA
- a CDS encoding Hsp20/alpha crystallin family protein: MARTERGPYRTIWQDFDDLMAEMESRFQSMLGGIGARGEEVRGRVVPAVRDFRVDVRDHEDEVIVVADLPGVEKENVAVRLVDPQHLEITSRRAGETGEETRDFFMQERIYGQMSRTVLLPAEVTEENSAASFKNGVLEVRLKKAPTETGTTIPIE; the protein is encoded by the coding sequence ATGGCAAGAACTGAACGAGGGCCGTATCGCACGATATGGCAGGACTTTGACGACCTCATGGCCGAGATGGAGAGCAGGTTCCAGTCCATGCTCGGGGGAATCGGCGCACGGGGAGAAGAGGTCAGGGGCCGGGTCGTCCCGGCGGTTCGTGATTTCCGCGTGGATGTCCGGGACCACGAGGACGAGGTGATCGTCGTTGCCGACCTCCCCGGCGTCGAGAAAGAGAACGTCGCCGTCCGGCTCGTCGATCCCCAGCACCTGGAGATCACGAGCAGGCGGGCGGGCGAGACCGGGGAGGAGACCAGGGATTTCTTCATGCAGGAGCGTATCTACGGCCAGATGAGCCGCACGGTGCTGCTTCCTGCCGAGGTGACCGAGGAGAATTCCGCCGCTTCGTTTAAGAACGGTGTTCTCGAGGTCCGGCTGAAGAAAGCGCCGACCGAGACCGGGACCACAATCCCCATCGAATAA
- a CDS encoding CBS domain-containing ParB/RepB/Spo0J family partition protein: MDKKKVKDYMTYDVVTVDANGTVRDVIEAIKNTHHDGFPVVENSKEVVGYISARDLLFAHPSTPIEQVMSRHLIVADPDMSVNDAARVIFRSGIQKLPVVNDKNELIGIMSNADVIRSQIEHVSPEKVFKFIETLKKLYGVEPTLRRGSVPINDLLPTQSKIYEDELEGRMYEIKKGLAEPLIVVRRPGRWILVDGHHRAIAAKRLGITNLDAYIIEVRENIELGMERTARTLNLSTLDDIKVLDYARHPLVALTHRLVRHG; this comes from the coding sequence ATGGATAAAAAGAAGGTCAAGGATTACATGACCTACGACGTCGTCACCGTCGACGCAAACGGAACGGTCCGGGACGTCATCGAAGCAATAAAAAATACGCACCACGACGGCTTCCCGGTCGTGGAGAACTCAAAGGAGGTGGTGGGCTACATCTCGGCGCGGGACCTCCTCTTCGCCCATCCGTCGACACCGATAGAGCAGGTGATGTCCCGCCACCTCATCGTTGCCGACCCCGACATGAGCGTGAACGATGCGGCCCGCGTCATCTTCCGCTCCGGCATTCAGAAACTCCCGGTCGTCAACGATAAAAACGAACTCATCGGGATCATGTCGAACGCCGACGTCATCCGGTCCCAGATCGAGCACGTCTCGCCGGAGAAGGTCTTCAAGTTTATCGAGACCCTGAAAAAACTCTACGGTGTAGAACCGACCCTCCGACGGGGCTCGGTGCCGATCAACGACCTCCTGCCCACCCAGTCGAAGATCTACGAGGACGAGCTGGAGGGGAGGATGTACGAGATCAAGAAGGGGCTCGCCGAACCCCTGATCGTGGTCCGGCGGCCCGGCCGCTGGATCCTGGTGGACGGGCACCACCGGGCGATCGCGGCAAAACGGCTCGGTATCACGAACCTCGACGCCTACATCATCGAGGTCCGGGAGAATATAGAGTTAGGGATGGAGCGGACGGCCCGGACGCTGAATCTCAGCACGCTCGACGACATCAAGGTGCTCGATTACGCCCGCCACCCCCTCGTCGCGCTGACGCACCGGCTCGTGCGGCACGGGTGA